ATCCTCGAGGGAGTACCTGTGTACAACGAGGAGAGGGCGAGGGAGGACTTGGCGCGGAGGTACATAGAGCTCCTAGATGTGGGCGAGGCTTGGCACGCCGCACAGCAGAGGCTCGCGAGGCGGCGAGGCCGCGCGTAGAGAGATTTAGCCCCCGGCGATCCTTCATACCTCTATCAATCCGCCGCCTAGCCCATTCTCTGCCACTTCCTCAGATGTTGGGCCTCTCCGCCGTTAATTCGCGGACATACCGGACCTCCCGGCGGCATTCCCGACCCCCATTACGGCGGGGACAAAGCTGGAGACGGCGAGGGGCATGCGAATCCCGCATGTCTCCGACGCAGATCTGTTTATCGACCCCTCCTCTGGCCGTTATCTTTAGCGGCCTCCCGGGACCCCAATCCCCCTTCAACTACAGTTCTTAAAGAGCCGCGCCAGCTCTACACAACTATGTCTACGCACAACGCCTCAAGCCTATCGATTAGCTGTCTAGCCCCCGCGGTATGGGTATTCCTTAAAAACGGCGTTAGCTAACACATCGCGCCGACTACGGCTATGCCAATGGACCACGCCTACAGCCTCTTCTAACACCTCCCCTATCGGGAGCTACAGAACGCCCCACGTTACTTATTTATCCCAATACGGCGTACATACGTGACTATCCACGAAATAGTAGGACTTTCAAAAACTGTCTAGGCGGATTTTATCTCATAATAAGCTTTTAAACCTGCCGCATGTACGTGGATGTGGAGGTTTTGGAGAGGCCTCTCCCAAAGCCCTCTGCGGAGGACTACGTCAATGCCCGCCTTCTTGAGGCGCTTGTGGAGGCTGGGCTGGCTCTTGAGTACCTCCGCCGCGGCCTCGTTAGAAACGCAACGGGGAAGGCTTTTCAAGCTTGGAGAGCGTTGATGGCGGCCCTCCTCAGACTTGAGTTAGATAAGCTGAAGACTCTAGCCAGAAGCGACGAGGAGAAGAGGTGGCTAGAGTCCACCGCGGTGCCCCGGGTCCCGACCAGCCGTATGAAGGCTCTGTCCCAGTTGCTTGAGGAGGTTGGGCACGCTAAGATTGCCCTAGGAACTGCTCTGGCTCTTAATCTCCACGACTACCAGTACCACGGGCCGGATCCGGACATGGCCCTGTCGAAGTACCGTAGTAGGGAGGAGGCGGCTGGTGACATCCTATTGTTATTGAGGGAGCTCGCCGAGAGGGTAGAGGCGCTGAGGGGTAGGGTCAAGTGGGGCGGAGAGCTGGAGAAGGCGCTGGGGGAGCTGATGCGGGAGCTGGCGACGTAGCTACATATGTTTCTGGGTTTTGCGCTTCTCCACAGTCGTGGAGCCTTGAGGTATTGGAGAGTGGCGGGATAGGGGGATTTGCCGCGTGTAGGTGGGGGGTTTGTTGCCTGGCAGTTGGGTAGCCGTGGTGGTGTGTGGATAACTGCCTTATGTGCTGTACGGCGGCCTGGAGTTTTCTGTTGGATCTGCGCCGCTGTGCCTTACTGAGGCTGTGGAGATTTGCGGATATCTGCAGAATAAGACGCCTTAGCTCTGACGTCTGGGAATTTTTATTAAATTTAGGTTATTCAGTTGTGTATGAGAGTTGTTAGGGTGTCTAAGAAAAACACGGTGTATATACCTAAGGAGATCGCCGACGCGCTGGGCATTGGAGAGGGGACACTGCTGGAGCTCCGGGTAGAGGGAGGCACACTGGTGGCCGTGCCGATCCCCAGCCCACTTAAGCTAGCCCTCGAGGGGCCGAAGTTCGCCAAGACCACCGTGGAGGAGTTTGAGAGGGAGAGCGAGGAGGTGCAACCGTGAAGAGGGTACTTCTCGACACCTCGTTTATCCCGCCCATACTGGGGGTCGAGGTGGAGGGGGCGGCGCCGGTGCTGAAGAGGCTCGATGTGCTGTCGAGGAGAGGTGAGGTGGGGCTTTACTACTCGGATTTCTCCATACTAGAGGCTTTGTGGAAAATTGCAAAAACCAATTTCGATATTAAGAGAGTGGAGATGGGACTTAGAAGTATTGAACTGGGCCTCCGGAAGGCCTACGCAGACCGCCGCGTCTTTCTAAAGGCTCTGGAGCTCAGGGGGAGGGGCCATCGGGATGTGGTAGATCTGCTTCTCTACGCAACCGCCGCAAGAAACCACCTCCTCTTCCTGACCATGGATAGAGACCTCATAAACTTTCTTGAAAATGCTGGCGAAGATATAAGCATTGTGGTAAACACGCTGTAAGGCGTAGATAAGCGCGGCAGTAGCCGTAACCGCGACGGTCACCAAGGAGCAGTTCATATTTGGCAAGATCTTCAAAGAGGGGGCACAGCTTGAGGCAACAACAGGCGACGTTGTGGCCTTCACCACCTGCTAAGGCTACCTAGGCAGGTGCAACGTCCAGGTGACCATAAGCCCCAACAAGTTGCCGAGGTACATAGCGGGCTCCATCTACACCAGAAACGAAGGCGGCACCTGCGCCATAGGCGCGTACACCATGCTCCACTACCCCAGCCCCGCCCGCTTGAGATCGCCGCTGTTGAGGGTGCCCAACAGCGAGAGGTGCGAAGGCAACTTCACAGAGATCACGTACGACGACATGCTTGACATATTGGTCAACGGCAACGACGCGGCGTTCCAAAAGGAGAGGGGCTGGAAGTACGGCTTCCCCGGCATGAAGAAGATAAACCAGTGCTACCCCGAGAAGTTCGTCTACTACACCGGCAGAGACCAGTACAACCAGGCCGAGCACACCTGGTTCGCCGCCATGTTCGGATCCCCCAACCAAGCCGGCCACGGAGGGTTCTGCGCCACCAACGTTGCATCGGGAGGCTCCTACATACTGGGCGGCAGCCCTCAAGCCCGCCGACAGATCGGTCTCGGTACACCCTTCGAAATGCGCCGAGTGCGGCCTCTGCATATCCGCGTGATCCACAGACGCCCTCTCGGCCGCCGGCGCCGACGACGTCGAGATCGCGGTGGCGCTGGCCAAGGCGAGGCTCCACGGCACATCCCGCGTCGCCTTCACCTGCTACAAGTCGGCAAAGCCCGGCGCCGAGGGCAGATACGTCTACAGACTGCCGTGCATAGGAGCCCTCGGCCCCGAGTGGGTCCTAGAGGCGGCGGCCGCGGCGGGGGAGGTGGAGGCGTACTG
The sequence above is drawn from the Pyrobaculum ferrireducens genome and encodes:
- a CDS encoding PIN domain-containing protein, which translates into the protein MKRVLLDTSFIPPILGVEVEGAAPVLKRLDVLSRRGEVGLYYSDFSILEALWKIAKTNFDIKRVEMGLRSIELGLRKAYADRRVFLKALELRGRGHRDVVDLLLYATAARNHLLFLTMDRDLINFLENAGEDISIVVNTL
- a CDS encoding hydrogenase iron-sulfur subunit; translated protein: MALAKARLHGTSRVAFTCYKSAKPGAEGRYVYRLPCIGALGPEWVLEAAAAAGEVEAYCPDLKCPAAGPRRG
- a CDS encoding AbrB/MazE/SpoVT family DNA-binding domain-containing protein; this encodes MRVVRVSKKNTVYIPKEIADALGIGEGTLLELRVEGGTLVAVPIPSPLKLALEGPKFAKTTVEEFERESEEVQP
- a CDS encoding PaREP1 family protein — protein: MYVDVEVLERPLPKPSAEDYVNARLLEALVEAGLALEYLRRGLVRNATGKAFQAWRALMAALLRLELDKLKTLARSDEEKRWLESTAVPRVPTSRMKALSQLLEEVGHAKIALGTALALNLHDYQYHGPDPDMALSKYRSREEAAGDILLLLRELAERVEALRGRVKWGGELEKALGELMRELAT